In Phoenix dactylifera cultivar Barhee BC4 unplaced genomic scaffold, palm_55x_up_171113_PBpolish2nd_filt_p 000167F, whole genome shotgun sequence, a single window of DNA contains:
- the LOC103713925 gene encoding uncharacterized protein LOC103713925, whose amino-acid sequence MVVSSLPQGLRPPCAPPSFLGPSPRGFPRSAAFRVSPVRGPQLSSSLRKVQQSYPSMYSWNVAKVKSGEAEGNPSTEGMMMDEQTLQRDLEIAIKEEDYARAAKLRDDLRVLHEDSKASVLAANARFYHAFRNGDLAVMQSIWAKGENVYVIHPGAGRISGYDLVMGSWEIVCGADYEFPLQIDLKNVEVHVRGDVGYVTCMEVVKTKGSSWGKQVATNVFERVDGQWYICIHHASHIDA is encoded by the exons ATGGTGGTCTCTTCTCTCCCTCAAGGGCTCCGCCCGCCCTGCGCCCCTCCTTCATTCTTGGGACCTTCTCCTCGCGGCTTTCCCAGATCCGCCGCCTTTCGTGTGTCGCCGGTCCGTGGTCCTcagctctcctcctctcttcgaAAAG TGCAGCAATCCTACCCCAGTATGTACTCATGGAATGTTGCTAAGGTAAAAAGTGGAGAGGCTGAGGGAAATCCAAGCACTGAAGGCATGATGATGGATGAACAAACCTTGCAGCGTGATTTAGAGATTGCCATCAAGGAAGAAGACTATGCTCGTGCAGCTAAACTCAGAGATGATCTTCGTGTGCTCCATGAGGACAGCAAGGCTTCTGTTCTTGCAGCAAATGCTCGATTCTACCATGCCTTTCGGAATGGAGATCTGGCAGTCATGCAGTCTATCTGGGCAAAAGGAGAAAATGTGTATGTCATACACCCAGGTGCAGGCAGGATATCAGGCTATGATCTGGTCATGGGAAGCTGGGAAATTGTGTGTGGTGCTGATTATGAGTTCCCTCTTCAAATTGATCTGAAGAATGTTGAGGTTCATGTGAGAGGGGATGTTGGATATGTTACTTGTATGGAGGTGGTCAAGACCAAAGGCAGCAGTTGGGGGAAGCAGGTTGCAACAAACGTATTTGAGAGAGTTGACGGACAATGGTATATATGCATTCACCATGCTTCCCATATTGATGCATGA